In the genome of Quercus robur chromosome 3, dhQueRobu3.1, whole genome shotgun sequence, one region contains:
- the LOC126717271 gene encoding uncharacterized protein LOC126717271 translates to MAGSGYAYRGYSTYSGVPPSSDEWSKTSYASDTDQYLCQPVIVDAEERKLAIMLATPNYIAQGYVTKVQAVVEHPVPLVIGPKVGKDYRYKHRSPPMDEPVKDNGYKVEPWKDYGYKNSFPTKAEPMKDSGYKGEPVKDYKYKTEPVKGYGYKPEPMRDYGYTAEPPVKDSGYKVDPTKDYENKAEPIKDYGYKTEPKRDYGYKAEPMKEYGQVEPMNDYKYANDKWHRPSSPIHDRPQKVEDYTENGRRRRFQDGRQYNNYSLNASTNIPKEPSSDRSVKPPENLPRNGNAMEPTMINNGGWVRPNRATWSTPPPSHHDATLSKSTPDLGTAVENSKEALKPLSVSGPTPRFSVPPMSKTVPKKDAYTETIDSREAARRYNNLKYLPPAEDNYTKTIDSREAVRKYGGAIIG, encoded by the exons ATGGCCGGATCTGGTTATGCTTATAGAGGCTATTCCACCTACAGTGGTGTTCCACCTAGTTCTGATGAATGGAGCAAAACAAGCTATGCCTCTGACACTGATCAATATTTGTGCCAGCCTGTCATCGTCGATGCAGAGGAAAGGAAATTGGCAATCATGTTGGCAACTCCCAATTACATTGCACAAGGCTATGTTACAAAAGTTCAGGCAGTTGTTGAGCACCCAGTACCTTTGGTGATAGGACCAAAAGTTGGGAAAGACTATAGATACAAACATCGCTCCCCACCAATGGATGAGCCAGTGAAAGACAATGGTTACAAG GTTGAGCCATGGAAGGACTATGGATACAAAAATAGCTTCCCAACAAAGGCTGAGCCAATGAAAGACTCTGGATACAAGGGCGAGCCCGTGAAAGACTATAAATACAAGACTGAGCCGGTCAAAGGCTACGGATACAAGCCCGAGCCTATGAGAGACTATGGATACACGGCTGAGCCGCCTGTGAAAGACAGTGGATACAAGGTCGACCCAACGAAAGACTACGAAAATAAGGCTGAGCCAATCAAAGACTACGGCTATAAGACTGAGCCAAAAAGAGACTACGGCTATAAAGCTGAGCCAATGAAGGAATATGGTCAAGTCGAGCCAATGAACGATTATAAATACGCGAATGATAAGTGGCATAGGCCTTCGAGTCCAATTCATGATCGCCCGCAAAAAGTTGAGGATTACACTGAAAATGGTCGAAGAAGGAGGTTTCAAGATGGACGACAATACAATAATTACTCACTCAATGCGAGTACAAACATTCCTAAGGAGCCCAGTAGCGATCGCTCTGTCAAGCCGCCTGAAAATCTTCCCAGGAATGGAAATGCTATGGAACCAACAATGATCAATAATGGAGGCTGGGTTAGGCCAAATCGTGCTACGTGGTCTACACCACCACCAAGTCATCATGATGCCACTCTTAGCAAATCTACACCTGATCTTGGCACAGCCGTGGAGAATTCGAAAGAAGCATTGAAGCCTTTATCTGTCTCTGGTCCTACTCCTCGGTTCTCAGTACCACCAATGTCAAAAACAGTGCCAAAAAAAGATGCCTACACAGAAACCATTGATAGTAGGGAGGCTGCAAGGCGGTATAACAACTTAAAATATCTACCACCAGCAGAAGACAACTACACCAAAACCATTGATAGCAGAGAGGCTGTTAGGAAGTATGGTGGTGCAATAATTGGTTAA